In one Arachis duranensis cultivar V14167 chromosome 9, aradu.V14167.gnm2.J7QH, whole genome shotgun sequence genomic region, the following are encoded:
- the LOC107467748 gene encoding uncharacterized protein LOC107467748, translating to MNSSTKSSIWFSLGLILIIANVAQAEEKSATLDLSKLVIKVCDATATERAKCMDIMRSNPKMLSAKNIVQLSQAILELGVSKGKEGQKFLKELAKKTKSPALEQCAGFDYDGVVGSFKSALGEIKEDPMTANYDAKVASDGPDTCDRGLASENIVNPAVTELNKQIRLLSGIAFAATNFIPNKI from the coding sequence ATGAATTCCTCAACAAAGTCCTCCATCTGGTTCAGCCTTGGCTTGATCCTCATCATCGCCAATGTAGCACAAGCCGAAGAAAAATCAGCAACCTTGGACTTATCGAAGTTGGTGATTAAAGTTTGTGACGCTACAGCAACAGAAAGGGCAAAATGCATGGACATCATGAGATCAAACCCTAAGATGCTATCAGCAAAGAACATTGTTCAGCTCTCACAAGCCATCCTTGAGTTGGGCGTAAGCAAGGGCAAGGAGGGACAAAAATTCCTTAAGGAGTTGGCAAAGAAGACCAAGTCCCCGGCGCTTGAACAATGCGCCGGATTCGACTACGATGGCGTCGTTGGATCCTTCAAGAGTGCCCTTGGCGAGATCAAGGAAGATCCCATGACTGCAAATTATGATGCCAAGGTCGCCAGCGATGGTCCCGACACCTGCGACAGAGGTTTGGCCAGTGAAAACATCGTTAACCCTGCTGTTACCGAACTAAACAAGCAGATTAGGTTGCTTTCAGGCATAGCTTTTGCTGCAACAAACTTTATTCCAAACAAAATTTAA